In Candidatus Manganitrophus morganii, the genomic window TCACAAAATGCTCCGGATACTCCAGGGTCCGCCTTCCATCTTCGATCGAGATCAGAAGTTCATGGAGTTTCTCGCCCGGACGGACGCCGATGATTTTAATCTTGCATTTGGGAACGATCGCTTTGGCGATATCGACGATCGTCGCCGTGGGAATCTTCGGGACAAAAATCTCCCCTCCCTTCATTTGATCGAGCGCCTTTAAGACGAAGTCGACCCCCTGATCGAGGGTAATCCAGAAGCGGGTCATCCTCTCATCGGTCACCGGGACGGAATCCCCTTTCTTTAGTTGCAGGAAATGGGGAACAACGCTCCCCCGGCTTCCGACGACGTTACCGTAGCGGACCACGCCGAAACGGGTGATCTTTCGACCGGCATAGGAATTCCCGGCGATGAAGAGCTTGTCCGAGCAGAGCTTGGTCGCCCCGTAGAGATTGACCGGGTTGCAAGCTTTGTCCGTGCTCAAAGCGACGATCCGCTTGATCCCGATGTCGATCGCGACGTCGATGATGTTTTGCGCGCCGATGATATTGGTTTTGATCGCTTCAAAAGGATTGTATTCCGCGGAGGGAACCTGTTTTAACGCGGCGGCGTGGATCAGGTATTCGACCCCCTCGAAAGCGCGGTAGAGACGGTCCTTATCCCGGACGTCTCCAATAAAGAAACGGAGGCAGGGATCGTCCATCATCCGCTGCATTTCGTATTGCTTGAATTCATCTCTGCTGAAGACGATCAGCTTTTCAGGCCGGAACTTTGAAAGGACCCGCCGCACGAAACGCTTTCCAAAAGAAC contains:
- the pseB gene encoding UDP-N-acetylglucosamine 4,6-dehydratase (inverting), with translation MIDLNGKTILVTGGTGSFGKRFVRRVLSKFRPEKLIVFSRDEFKQYEMQRMMDDPCLRFFIGDVRDKDRLYRAFEGVEYLIHAAALKQVPSAEYNPFEAIKTNIIGAQNIIDVAIDIGIKRIVALSTDKACNPVNLYGATKLCSDKLFIAGNSYAGRKITRFGVVRYGNVVGSRGSVVPHFLQLKKGDSVPVTDERMTRFWITLDQGVDFVLKALDQMKGGEIFVPKIPTATIVDIAKAIVPKCKIKIIGVRPGEKLHELLISIEDGRRTLEYPEHFVIQPDFPWWSDEKRKNGGEPVRDGFVYSSDQNPWRLTTGEIEKMVRELQNG